A single window of Arvicanthis niloticus isolate mArvNil1 chromosome X, mArvNil1.pat.X, whole genome shotgun sequence DNA harbors:
- the Pdha1 gene encoding pyruvate dehydrogenase E1 component subunit alpha, somatic form, mitochondrial isoform X1: MRKMLAAVSRVLAGAAQKPASRVLVASRNFANDATFEIKKCDLHRLEEGPPVTTVLTREDGLKYYRMMQTVRRMELKADQLYKQKIIRGFCHLCDGQEACCVGLEAGINPTDHLITAYRAHGFTFTRGLPVRAILAELTGRRGGCAKGKGGSMHMYAKNFYGGNGIVGAQVPLGAGIALACKYNGKDEVCLTLYGDGAANQGQIFEAYNMAALWKLPCIFICENNRYGMGTSVERAAASTDYYKRGDFIPGLRVDGMDILCVREATKFAAAYCRSGKGPILMELQTYRYHGHSMSDPGVSYRTREEIQEVRSKSDPIMLLKDRMVNSNLASVEELKEIDVEVRKEIEDAAQFATADPEPPLEELGYHIYSSEPPFEVRGANQWIKFKSVS, encoded by the exons gcAAGCAGAGTGCTGGTAGCTTCCCGTAATTTTGCAAATGATGCTACATTTGAGATTAAG AAATGTGACCTTCATCGGCTAGAAGAGGGCCCTCCAGTCACCACAGTGCTCACCAGAGAGGATGGGCTTAAGTACTACAGGATGATGCAGACTGTGCGCCGGATGGAGCTAAAGGCAGATCAGCTGTATAAGCAGAAAATTATTCGTGGTTTCTGTCACTTGTGTGATGGTCAG GAAGCCTGCTGTGTGGGCCTGGAGGCTGGCATAAACCCCACGGACCATCTTATCACTGCCTACCGAGCTCATGGCTTCACCTTCACTCGGGGCCTGCCTGTCCGAGCAATTCTTGCAGAGCTAACAG GACGAAGAGGGGGCTGTGCTAAAGGGAAAGGCGGATCAATGCACATGTACGCCAAGAACTTCTATGGGGGCAATGGCATCGTTGGAGCACAG GTGCCCCTGGGAGCAGGAATTGCTCTGGCCTGCAAGTACAATGGAAAAGATGAGGTCTGTTTGACATTATATGGCGACGGGGCTGCTAATCAG ggtCAAATATTTGAAGCTTACAATATGGCAGCATTGTGGAAATTACCTTGTATTTTCATCTGTGAGAATAACCGCTATGGCATGGGGACATCGGTTGAGAGAGCAGCAGCCAGCACTGATTACTACAAAAGAGGAGATTTTATTCCTGGACTGAGG GTAGATGGAATGGATATCCTGTGTGTCCGAGAGGCAACAAAGTTTGCAGCTGCCTATTGTAGGTCTGGTAAG GGGCCCATCCTGATGGAGCTACAGACTTACCGTTACCATGGACATAGTATGAGTGACCCTGGAGTCAG TTACCGCACTCGAGAAGAAATCCAGGAAGTAAGAAGTAAGAGTGACCCTATTATGCTTCTCAAGGATAGAATGGTGAACAGCAATCTTGCAAGTGTGGAAGAATTAAAG GAGATTGATGTGGAAGTGAGGAAAGAAATCGAGGATGCTGCCCAGTTTGCCACGGCTGATCCAGAGCCACCGCTGGAGGAGCTAGGCTATCACATCTACAGCAGTGAGCCTCCCTTTGAAGTACGTGGTGCCAACCAGTGGATCAAGTTTAAGTCAGTTAGTTAA
- the Pdha1 gene encoding pyruvate dehydrogenase E1 component subunit alpha, somatic form, mitochondrial isoform X2, translating to MFLIKASRVLVASRNFANDATFEIKKCDLHRLEEGPPVTTVLTREDGLKYYRMMQTVRRMELKADQLYKQKIIRGFCHLCDGQEACCVGLEAGINPTDHLITAYRAHGFTFTRGLPVRAILAELTGRRGGCAKGKGGSMHMYAKNFYGGNGIVGAQVPLGAGIALACKYNGKDEVCLTLYGDGAANQGQIFEAYNMAALWKLPCIFICENNRYGMGTSVERAAASTDYYKRGDFIPGLRVDGMDILCVREATKFAAAYCRSGKGPILMELQTYRYHGHSMSDPGVSYRTREEIQEVRSKSDPIMLLKDRMVNSNLASVEELKEIDVEVRKEIEDAAQFATADPEPPLEELGYHIYSSEPPFEVRGANQWIKFKSVS from the exons ATGTTTCTCATTAAG gcAAGCAGAGTGCTGGTAGCTTCCCGTAATTTTGCAAATGATGCTACATTTGAGATTAAG AAATGTGACCTTCATCGGCTAGAAGAGGGCCCTCCAGTCACCACAGTGCTCACCAGAGAGGATGGGCTTAAGTACTACAGGATGATGCAGACTGTGCGCCGGATGGAGCTAAAGGCAGATCAGCTGTATAAGCAGAAAATTATTCGTGGTTTCTGTCACTTGTGTGATGGTCAG GAAGCCTGCTGTGTGGGCCTGGAGGCTGGCATAAACCCCACGGACCATCTTATCACTGCCTACCGAGCTCATGGCTTCACCTTCACTCGGGGCCTGCCTGTCCGAGCAATTCTTGCAGAGCTAACAG GACGAAGAGGGGGCTGTGCTAAAGGGAAAGGCGGATCAATGCACATGTACGCCAAGAACTTCTATGGGGGCAATGGCATCGTTGGAGCACAG GTGCCCCTGGGAGCAGGAATTGCTCTGGCCTGCAAGTACAATGGAAAAGATGAGGTCTGTTTGACATTATATGGCGACGGGGCTGCTAATCAG ggtCAAATATTTGAAGCTTACAATATGGCAGCATTGTGGAAATTACCTTGTATTTTCATCTGTGAGAATAACCGCTATGGCATGGGGACATCGGTTGAGAGAGCAGCAGCCAGCACTGATTACTACAAAAGAGGAGATTTTATTCCTGGACTGAGG GTAGATGGAATGGATATCCTGTGTGTCCGAGAGGCAACAAAGTTTGCAGCTGCCTATTGTAGGTCTGGTAAG GGGCCCATCCTGATGGAGCTACAGACTTACCGTTACCATGGACATAGTATGAGTGACCCTGGAGTCAG TTACCGCACTCGAGAAGAAATCCAGGAAGTAAGAAGTAAGAGTGACCCTATTATGCTTCTCAAGGATAGAATGGTGAACAGCAATCTTGCAAGTGTGGAAGAATTAAAG GAGATTGATGTGGAAGTGAGGAAAGAAATCGAGGATGCTGCCCAGTTTGCCACGGCTGATCCAGAGCCACCGCTGGAGGAGCTAGGCTATCACATCTACAGCAGTGAGCCTCCCTTTGAAGTACGTGGTGCCAACCAGTGGATCAAGTTTAAGTCAGTTAGTTAA